TAAAGCAAACCCAATCACGGCAATACCCATGAATAAAAACATGTTCCATCCTGTTGCCGTCAATGTTGAATAATACGGACCTGCTACAAGAGAGAATGTTAACCCAATAAATGTTGCTAATGTTATTTTTGATAAAGCACCTTTTTTACTTGCAGTGTTATTTCCTTGTGCATTAGTTGCTACCGGTTTAACACTTGAAGCAGTAGATGCCTTACTACCACTTTTGTTTTCCATAATACGTTCTCCTCACTTATTTTTATACGTCTTTGGTTATATCAAAGGTGAGTTTAGATAGGCCTAACCCTTTCTTAACCAATTCACCGATATGAGTCATGGTTAAATGATTCATTTCTTCTATATTTTGTTTGTTTTGTTTTGTTAAAAAGTCTGTTACATCTCCAGATTGCATGGCTTTGTACGCACGATCTGTTTCCAATACCATGTGATTTGCCAGTTGTCTAGCGGCACTTAGGTAATCAAAATTAACTGTTTTTAATACGTCATAATCACGCTCTACTAAAACAGCGAGTGTACGGTGCATCCAGTAAGCTTGAGTGATATCATAAGTCATACTTGTATTGTTGTATGATGGTGCTGTGTCGTTACTATTTGCGTAGAAAGGCACATACGGATTGAAGGCGGTTGGACCACTATTAATCCAAGTAATCGCTGCAATCTCTTCTGGTACATCATTTCTGATTTCTAAAATATGCGACTGTGATGTACGATTCATTGAAATCGGTCTAAATAATTTTCTAGATGCATCATCTGACGCGTTAAATGGATCATAAATTGTTTCATCATAGTGTGAACTTAATACAGCCCCTACATCTTCATAACTCAATTTACGATTTGGTTTAAACACAAATGGCATGTCACTACTTCTTGGGTCTTCTACTTTATGCCCCAAATAATTTTGGCCGTACCATACACGTGGTGTGTTGTATTCTCTATCTTCTTTTGAACTTGTACCAAAAATATGACGGAAGTTAAATCCTTCATAATCTGGGTTCAAATGATAGGTTTCGACAAATTCTCGTAATCCTTCTGAATACATAAAGTTTTCTGGGTCATTGAAATCAACTTCTTCAATGATTGATTGATTGGCAATCACCGCACAACAGTCATCTGGTACGCGTTGTGCGATCCAATGATGGCCACATGGTATTTCCATGTACCATATTTCGTCTTTATCGCTAAAGATAACGCCGTTTCCTTCATGAGAACCATATTCTTCAATGAGTTTTCCTAAATAAGTCACTCCTTCTCTAGCAGAAGAAATATAAGGTAATACCACACTAACTAAAGAATCTTCACCAAGTCCATCTGTTAAAGGATCAATAGCCAAAACTTTTGTGTTGCTGAAAATACTTTCAGTTGCACTCATTGCCACATTTTTTGAGTTGATACCAGACTCACCAAAAATACCGTATTTTTTATATTGAATGTAAGGCACCATTTGGTATCTAAGTGATTTCTTAGGGTAGTTTTCTTTAAAATGTGTTAAGTATGATTTGTAAACACCTTCAGTCACATCATTTTCAGGAACCACAATAAACTTTACTGGTTCAATAACGATTTCTGCGTCACAGTTTCTAGCGATGAGCGTTGCTCCATTCATCGTTGCCTTTTTTCCTACTACAACAGTTGTACACATAAATATTCCCTCTTCCTTCATTTCCATAGTTTTAATGAGAAAAGGATAATCGCTGGGATTATCCTTTCAACGGCTTACTAAACGTCTTTAGTAATATCAAAAGTCAGTTTAGATAATCCCAAACCTCTTTGAACTAAATCACCAATATGTTTCATAGCTAAAGCATTCATTTTGTCAATATTTTTATTGTTTTGTTCTGTTAGGAATTCTTCAACGTTTGACACGTTTCCTTCTTTAAAAGCCTTGTCTGTTTCCAACACAAGATGTGTGGCTAGCGTTTTTGCAGATGTTAAGTAGTCAAAGTTCACTGAAGATAATTTATTGTAATCACGTTCTACCAACACAGCTAATGTGCGATACATCCAGTATGCTTGGTTAATATCATAGCTATCTGTTGTATCACGGTAGCTTTTTGGTGTATCTAAACTATTAGCGAAGAATGGTACATATGGGTTAAAGGCTGTCGGAGCACTATTTAACCAAATGATTGCAGCGATTTCTTCAGGTACGTTGTTTCTGATTTCTAAAATATGAGATTCAGCCGTACGGTTCATAGAGATTGGTCTAAATACATTGCGATCGACATCACTCTCAGAATTAAATGGATCATAGATTGTTTCATCAAAGTGTGAACTTAGTACAGCAGCCACATCATTAACTGTCAGTAAACGATTTGGTTTAAAGACAAACGGCATATCGCTACTTCTAGGATCTTCTACTTTATGACCTAAATAGTTTTGACCATACCACACACGGGCAGTATTATATTGTCTGTCTTCTTTTGTACTTGTTCCAAAAATATGGCGGAAATTAAATCCTTCATAATCTGGGTTTAATTGATACTCATCAACAAATTCACGAATTCCTTCAGAATACATAAAGTTTTCTGGGTCGTTAAAATTAATTTCTTCAATGATTGATTGGTTGGCAATCACAGCGCAGCAATCATCTGGCACGCGCTGAGCAACCCAATGATGACCACATGGGATTTCCATATACCACACTTCATCTTTATCACTAAAAATGATACCATTTCCTTCATGAGAACCATGTTCTTTAATCAGTTGACCTAAATAAGTCACACCATCTCTTGCTGATTCAATATATGGTAAGACCATATTAAGTAATGAATCTTCACCTAAACCAGCTGGAGTTAATGGGTCAATGGCTAAAACATCTGTATTTGAGAAAATACTTTCTGTTGAGCTCATGGCCACATTTTTTGAGTTAATTCCAGCTTCACCAAAAATCCCTAACTTACTTTCATCTAAAAATGGCACCATTGTATATTTCAATGATTTATTAGGATATTTTTCAGTAAACTTCGTCATATTACTTTTATAGATACCACTCACATGAGCATCTTCAGCAACGGTAATAAAACGAACGGGTTGGATAGGTTCTTCAGAGTCACAGTTTCTAGCAATCAATGTTGATCCTGTTCTAGAGGCTTTTTTTCCCACAACAACGGTTGTACACATACTATTTCCTTCTTTCTATTAATAAACGCTTAGGCAATTGGATTCATAGGATTCCAAAATGGTAATTCGACAGGTTCTGTTACTAAGGCTTGTTTTAAATCTTCTGTTAGATAGTCTTTTTTCACAACGACTTCAAAGACAAATTCCTCCATCCATTTGTCATCCATCACGCAGTAACCTTGGTCACCGATTTTTTCTCCCCAACTATTTTCTACTTTCCATTTAGTTGGCATATCATCCACAAGGTTTACACCACCAATTACCATAGCATGTGTTGGTAAGCTTTCTTTGTAGTTAAAACAATCGCCTTTTGTCATTGAAAAATCCATGTTGAATAATTCTTCAAATTTATATAAATCATGAGACATGATCCCTTTTTGACGATCAAAATGTTTTAACACATCACAACCAAACCAAACTGGTTCACCAGCTTTTAGTTGTTTGATTGTGGCTTGTTTTAGCTCATCCATTTCAATGTTTAAATAACGGTTTGGTGTGCCACCTACCATGTTTCCTGATAAAGCCACTTCGTAAACTTTACCAAAAGGCATGTTTTCAGCTGGAACGTTGATTAATCCAACATAGTCCGTTACATCAATATCAATGTAGTCAGTGTAAAGTTGTTGAGGTGTTAACCCATGGTAAGAAGTGTATTTTTTGTCTTTATCTCTGAATGTAAAGTCAATTGTTTTTGGTGGTGTCCCTAAAGCAATTGATAATAGTCGGTAAACTTCAGATAAACTTTTTTCAATGTAATCATTGATGGTGGATTCTGTCGCATTATCTTTGACAAGTTGTCTTAACTCAACAGCGTCACGTCGTAATTTGCGATTTAACATCGTATTTAATTCAGCTGATGTAACACTACAGCTAGAGTCGTTCATTTCATAAATTGGTACGACACCATATTTTTCTACTAATGAGATGATTAAGTTCCAATCGCCACCATCTTGTTGCGGTGAGTTGATTAAAAATTGAACGTCGCGACTAGAAATAGGTTCATTCGCTGTATTAAGAATATTTTGATAGAAGTAATTCGCTTTTTCTAATTTGTCATAGAAGAATAAGTAGTTTTGTGATAATTCAAAGTTTTCAATGTTGTATTGTTTTTCTAATTGGAAACGAATGACATTTAAACAAGCAAACATCCAACAGCGGCCACTTTGATTTTGATTAGTCACTTTATGTGAGTCAATATCAATCGAAAAGTTAAAATTCGCATCATCAATTGCACGAATATTTTCAGATGCTTTAAAAATACCGTTTGTTGTAGCTGCTGTTTGGGCGATTTCATTTGCTCTGTCACCTGTAAAAAGTTCTTGCATATGATTAATTTGATCAAAAGTTAATTCGTTTGTCATAATAAAACACTCCATTCAGTTAATTTATTTTGTTGATGCATGAGTTGGTGCACTTTGAGTAGTGGTTGCTACTTTGTCAGCCAATTTAGTTGTTGCTTGAGCGACTTTACCTTTTGGTGCTTGTGGTGCAGATGGTGAGTCTGGTTTATTTTTGATACTTGTGTAATACATGATCAACCCAACGACAAATACACCGATGATTAGTAATAAAACATCTAATCTAAAATTAGTTAATAAATACATTGAGATAACCAACGCAATAATTGGAATGGTATCTCCTCCCTTTAAAGAGAACCCATTATTTGGAAATTGTTTTGTATGTTTAAATTTAATCACGGCTAAAATTGATGGAACATATTGGATAAATGATGCTAACACAATGGCCGCTACTAAGAAAATATAACTAAATGATACTAAGAAAATACTGATAATCATCGTAATAATGACCGCAATATAAGGTGCATCATTTTTATTTCTTTTACCAAAAGCTGAAGGTAAAAGGTTATGTTCTGTTGATAAAGATGCAGCTAAAACTGGTGTGTTAAATGATACGGCAAAAGCCACGCCAAAAATGGAAATAATCATACCAATGACAATCAGTACATATGCCCAATGACCAATAGAAGCGTTTAGTGCTTGAGCAATAGGAATATCAAATTTTGCAATATTTGGTCCTAAGATACCAATCGCTATTGCTTGTACTAACACATAAATAATAGTCACACTAGACATAACGGCGATTAATGCTTTTGGAATATTTTTTTCTGGGTTGTTCATTTGTCCAGCTGCTACTGGGATAAATGAAAATCCAGTGAACATGTAAAATACGACACTAAAGGCTTGACCAAAGTGACCAAAGAAGCTACCTGTTGTTTTAACACTTTCAGGAACAATAGGGGTAAAATGTGCTGTTTTAATAAAGAACACACCGACAACAAGGAAAAATACCAAAGTAGCAATTTTAATAATTGAAGACACGCTGTTGATTTTTTTAACAATACTTGTACCAAAAAGATTGATAATACTTAATAGAACTATCATACCAATTGGAAAAGCATATTTTGCAATTGGATTATCTAACACGGGATACATGCTTTTTAATGTTCGATGTAAGGCAACAGATTCTGCTGTAAATGTCAGACATCCTAAAAACCACGAAAATAAGCCAATTTGAAACCCAGTAAATTTACCAAATGCGTTATACGAATAAAGCCATGCTGCTCCTGATCCAGAAAATCGACTTGATAAATCCGCATAACATAATGCAACCATACTCACTGTTAATGCTGCAGTAAGAAGAACCAGAATACTCATTACCCCAATATTTTTATAAATTTGTTGCGGTAATAAGAACGCTCCTGACCCGACAATTGCATTGATACCTAAAAAATAAATTGATGTAAACGTCAACTTTTTATTAGGCGTTGCTGTTTTCGCACTCATGACATATCATCTCTCCTCTTCATCCATTTCTCATGAATTCGTTTTTAATATTGCTTGTGAGTAAATCATAACTCTTTTTTTTTTTTAAAACAATCTTTGATACATTAACAACAAAATAATCATATTAAATATTATTTTTAGATAAATTCAATACCTTTATGAATTAAAAGTAAATTATTTATGGATTATCTTTTATTTATTTGTAATCAGTTAGTGAATGTTACGTTCTAAATAAGAATAGAATGCTTATTTTTTTTGCCTTACTCATTCTTTATTCATCATTTCATCATATATATTTTTTTCGTCAAAAAAATAACTAACTTATTTCAATGTTTTGTATAAAAAGGCTTTTTATATACTAATCTCAGTATCATTAGATAATTAATTCATCATAACTTTATAAACTACTCATTTTATTGCAAATAAATAGAAAAAAATGAGGCTGGCCCAAAAGTAATTTATTAAGTAAAAATCACCAAACTAATAAAACAGAAATCCCATGAAATCAATATTTTAATAAATTGATTTCACGGGATTTTTTCTATTTTAAGACTTCTGGGTCAGCCTCATACCTATAATTTTATCACTTCATTAGTTTTAGCCAATGAGGTTGTATCTATGCGATACCATCATAATTAGTCGATTATATCGTTCTTTCTTTATAGATTATAAAATAACCGAAATAGGGTGTTGATTATAATTAAAAAATATTCTCACCTTTAATGAACTGTCTTATGTCCTACTATTTCTCAGATGTCAATCTTTCAATAAACTTTACTTTCACATTTGCAGGTTTAAGTGTATGATATGTACAGAAAAAACTAAAGGAGGGGTAAAATGAGTGAACCTCATAATAATCATGAACCTCACAAACTAATGGCCCATACAAATGGACGCTCTTTAGAAGAAATAAATGGATCAGTTGAGGTGCCTGTAGGAAAAGGATTTTGGCGAACATTACTCGCCTATTCAGGACCTGGAGCGTTAGTTGCTGTTGGGTATATGGATCCAGGTAATTGGTCAACATCCATTACAGGTGGACAAAATTTTCAGTATCTATTGATGTCTGTCATTTTGATGTCTAGTTTAGTTGCTATGCTCTTGCAATACATGGCTGCTAAGTTAGGGATTGTCACCCAAATGGATTTAGCCCAAGCGATTCGTGCTAGAACAAGTAAAAGACTGGGAATTGTCTTATGGATTTTAACTGAGTTAGCTATTATGGCCACTGATATTGCTGAAGTTATTGGAGCCGCAATTGCCTTGTATTTACTGTTTGGTATTCCACTGCTCTATGCCGTACTTATTACTGTATTTGATGTTTTGCTATTATTGCTTTTAACAAAAATAGGGTTTAGAAAAATTGAAGCGTTAGTTGTCTGCCTAATTTTTGTCATTCTTTTTGTTTTTATTTATCAAATTGCCTTATCAAACCCATCATGGGGAGCTGTTTTTGAAGGCTTAATTCCTACTAAGGACACCTTTGCTGACTCACCAAGAATCGGAGGACAAACACCTTTAACTGGTGCACTAGGAATTATTGGGGCAACGGTTATGCCACATAATTTATATCTGCATTCAGCGGTATCTCAAACAAGAAAAATTGACCATTCTGATGAAAATCATGTCGCTGAAGCCGTTCGTTTTTCGACTTGGGATTCAAATATTCAATTGACTATGGCATTTTTTGTCAATGCCTTACTGTTAATTATGGGGGTTGCGGTATTCAAATCAGGAACGGTTAAAGACCCGTCATTCTTTGGTTTATATGAAGCGTTGTCAGACCCTAATACTTTAAGTAACGGACTTCTTGTCTCTGTTGCCAAATCTGGTGTCTTATCCACTCTTTTTGCTGTCGCACTTTTAGCATCAGGACAAAACTCTACAATTACAGGAACGTTGACTGGACAAGTCATCATGGAAGGATTTATTCATATGAAGCTTCCAACTTGGTTAAGACGTCTAGTGACACGTTTAATTTCAGTCATTCCCGTTATTATCTGTGTCATGATGACAAGCAAAAAAGGGACATTAGAAGAACACGAAGCACTTAATAATTTAATGAATAATTCTCAAGTCTTTTTAGCATTTGCTTTGCCTTTTTCAATGATTCCATTACTCATGATGACTAACAGTGAAGCTGAAATGGGACATCGCTTTAAAAATAATTGGCTCGTCAAATTTTTTGGTTGGATTTCAGTTATTGCATTAACCTATCTAAATTTAACTGGACTGCCAGGACAAATGGAAGCTTTCTTTGGAGATGAACCATCAGCTAATGAATTAACCTTAGCTCATGGTATTGCTTATACACTTATTATTGGTGTCTTACTGCTTCTTGCATGGACCATATGGGATTTATATAAAGGAAATAAACGAATTATCGAACAATCCCAAAAAAAGATTTAATAAATACCAATTAATTTAAAAGAGAGCTCTTCCAAGTCATAAATAAAAACCCCTCAGAATGTATTTTCCACACATTCTGAGGGGTACTTTTTTAACCGTTTAATACTGCTCCACCATTAACATGTAAACATTGACCACTCATGTAACTACTATCTTGGTTTGAAGCTAAAAAGACAAAACTAGGTGCTACCTCATAAGCTTCACCACAACGTTTCATCGGTGTATCTAACCCAAATTTTTCATGAGTCATGCCCTTCATTGTAGCGGGGATAAGTGGTGTCCAAATTGGACCTGGCGCTACGCAATTTACACGGATTTTTTTCTTAATAAACTCTTCACGCACTGATAATGAACGAGTATATCCTACAACAGCACTTTTAGTTGTTGAATAAGTCAATAAATAAGGATGTCCACGATAAGCATTGACAGACGCGTTATTTATAATAGCTGCTCCTTCATTGAAATATGGGAAAAGGTATTTTGTAAAATACATAAAACTATAAATATTTGTCGCAAATTCACGTTGAACTTCGGCTTCCGTAATATCAACGATACTATCACGTTCATGCTGTTCAGCAACATTATTAACTAGTATATCAATTGATTTAAACTTATCGATAAAGTAATCAACGGCTTCTTTTACAACATGTTCATGCCCAACGTCTCCCTTGTAAAGATAAACAGTTGCACCTAATTCTTCTGCACGTTGTTTTACTTGTAACGCATCAGCAGCATTTTCATGATAGACAATTCCAATATCTGCCCCTTCATGTGCATACGCTATAACAACAGCTGCTCCGATTCCACTATCTCCACCTGTGACAATCGCTTTTTTTCCTTTTAACTTATTCGCTGACAAGTAATTAGGATTTTCAACCAACACTTCTGTTGACACGAATTCATTACTGTCTTTTTGATGATAATCTTCTTTAGGTGTTCTTAATTTATGTTCCAATGATATCTCTCCTTTTCTAAACTAACGTTAGTAAAAAATACACTCATTGTTTTAATATAACTACAATTTGAATACTATCATAAAAAAAGTATTTTTGTTAAATGATAAACATCAAAAAAACAAATAATATATAAATATTACACTTAAAAACTGATTAACTGGCAATAATTTCGTGTAAGACATATAATTCCCAATCAGAAATACTAATGCGATAAAAATCTTCAATAGAGGATAGTAAGTCTTTTATATTCCCATAAAAATAGTTATCATTTATTTTTAACTGCGATAAATCTGTTGGCACAGGATAATCAACTGACCCTAAAATCGTACGTTCAATCATCAATGCTAAATGCATCGTCAAATTAAATTTAATTTTGACGTTAAATTTAATGCCAAAACGTCGCTCACATTTTTCGATAATTAGCTCTACTTGTTTAATAATGATTTCCGGATTTAAGAAATTTAATTTTTCAGATAGACCTTCTTTTGAGAAGAAATAAATACATTTATTCGTCAAATCGGTCATGTATTTTTCGTGAATGGTATTACGAAACGTATATTTCATGGCTTGATGTTCAGTATCTTCATCTAAAATATCCAATAAATTAACGGAAGACACAGCTGTTTTATTATCTAGATAAGACGTTGTAATAATGAGTTCTGTTGTATCAAGATAACCTTTATCTGAGTTTTCACGATCTAAAATATCGAGTAATTCATTAAAATGCATCACAATGATTTTTATTTCTGGATTAATAAACGGTTCGAATAATTTCTTCAGTTTTTTGGCAATATCATAACCCAAAATACTTGAAATAATAACATTGCGGTCATTTGAAAATCCCTCAAAATACTGAATATCTGTGATAAATTTTTGTTTAATATTTTTTGTGATGTCATAAAAGGTATGATGATTCAGTAGTTGTTGACCAATTTCCAGTGCAAATGACGTCGTAAGATTATTAACAACCAATAATTCTCCCATAATCTCTGGTTTTAAACTCTTATAAAAATGAACCAATGAGCCCATATCTACCAACATAATGACCCCTTCAGAAGTATCTCGCTCAGAAAGCCACGACTTCACTTCTAATACAATGTCTTTAATGGAGGCATCAAGTGGCATGTTAATTGCGTCAAACACATAATTGCCACATAATTGATTGGACACCGCTTGTATACTACTTGCTGTCGTATCACCATGAGCAACAAGTAAGGCATGATAAGCAATTTCTTCTTTTATAGACCCTATTAAAAATAAACTCAACAAAAAACGTGCTTCTTTTTTATATTCAACGGGTAGTTTAGACGTAATTTTTTTAGCAAAAAGTGCCGTACGTGGATAGTCCATACTAATCATTTGTTTTATTGGTTGATGATCAAACTTGATACAATCTTTTAGTAATAGGTATGTAGTTAGTTTTTCAAGATAAGGTGTCACACTATCTACTTTACCCATTATTTGTTTAGTATTAGCAAGTATTTTTTCTCTAATTTGTTTTAAAACATAGGTTTCTCCACCAAAATCATCTTTGAATAGCGGAAAACCCAGTAGCGTTTCTCGTAACTCTAATACATCACTCGTGGAATGTAGTAGCACATTTAGTTTTTCTACCCTCTCTGTTGACACATCCACTAGTTGATTAAGTGGTTCATCATAAATCACTTTCACCACATCATCATGATTATCCCCTATGTAAAGTACGTCTTGATCCTCTTGATAATGAAGTGCATCAGCACAATATAACTTGACCTTATTGGCTAATTGTCCAATATTCCCTGACATTTTTTCATGTAAAAAGTGATCAAAAATCAAACGATCAATCATCATGTCCTTTTTCAACAATTTGGCTTCTTTTAAAAATAAAACGCTTAAAATCGTCTCTCGCTCTTGTAATGGCCGTAGATGATAATCTGCTAACTCCAATACAGCTGAAATACGACGTAAGAAAGTTGGTAATAATACCTCTTTAGGATCTTCTGTTGTCGCAAAAATCAAGCGAACGTTAGCTGTTTCTATTTTATCTTCCTCCCCAATTAAGCGAAACTGACCTGAATCCATAAACTGAAATAATTTTTCTTGATTTTCATATGACAAACGATGGACTTCATCTAAAAATAAAATACCGTTGTCTGCTTTACTAAGTAACCCTTTTTTATCTTTGTCAGCACCTGTATAAGCCCCTTTTTTATGACCAAATAAGGTGGAAGACAACAATTCAGGATTATTCGCGTAATCCGCACAGTTAAATACCACGATATTATCTGAGCAATTCGCCTGTTGTTGATTAAGGTAATCAAAAATCAAGTGTGCTAAATAAGTTTTCCCTACCCCACTATTTCCATGAATTAAAACAGGTAGCCCTTTTGGTGGATAAGACATCGCAGCTTTACAGATTTTTATCATAGATTTGGCACTACCTTTACTGCCAATAAATTGTTCGAACACATCTTGTGACGTATGGTACTCGTGACTAGTTAGTCGCCAAACGATTGGATATGTTTCACTTTTAATAACCTCTTTATCTTTGGCCAACTCATTTAAATATAAACTCGTGACTGAGCGACTTAACCCAATTTTTTTAGCTAATTCAGTTGTCGTAATCCCACCTTGTTCTTCTCCTATACCTTGAAGCAAATGTCTTCTAGTCGAC
This genomic stretch from Vagococcus sp. CY52-2 harbors:
- a CDS encoding C69 family dipeptidase; amino-acid sequence: MCTTVVVGKKATMNGATLIARNCDAEIVIEPVKFIVVPENDVTEGVYKSYLTHFKENYPKKSLRYQMVPYIQYKKYGIFGESGINSKNVAMSATESIFSNTKVLAIDPLTDGLGEDSLVSVVLPYISSAREGVTYLGKLIEEYGSHEGNGVIFSDKDEIWYMEIPCGHHWIAQRVPDDCCAVIANQSIIEEVDFNDPENFMYSEGLREFVETYHLNPDYEGFNFRHIFGTSSKEDREYNTPRVWYGQNYLGHKVEDPRSSDMPFVFKPNRKLSYEDVGAVLSSHYDETIYDPFNASDDASRKLFRPISMNRTSQSHILEIRNDVPEEIAAITWINSGPTAFNPYVPFYANSNDTAPSYNNTSMTYDITQAYWMHRTLAVLVERDYDVLKTVNFDYLSAARQLANHMVLETDRAYKAMQSGDVTDFLTKQNKQNIEEMNHLTMTHIGELVKKGLGLSKLTFDITKDV
- a CDS encoding SDR family oxidoreductase; the encoded protein is MEHKLRTPKEDYHQKDSNEFVSTEVLVENPNYLSANKLKGKKAIVTGGDSGIGAAVVIAYAHEGADIGIVYHENAADALQVKQRAEELGATVYLYKGDVGHEHVVKEAVDYFIDKFKSIDILVNNVAEQHERDSIVDITEAEVQREFATNIYSFMYFTKYLFPYFNEGAAIINNASVNAYRGHPYLLTYSTTKSAVVGYTRSLSVREEFIKKKIRVNCVAPGPIWTPLIPATMKGMTHEKFGLDTPMKRCGEAYEVAPSFVFLASNQDSSYMSGQCLHVNGGAVLNG
- a CDS encoding Nramp family divalent metal transporter, giving the protein MSEPHNNHEPHKLMAHTNGRSLEEINGSVEVPVGKGFWRTLLAYSGPGALVAVGYMDPGNWSTSITGGQNFQYLLMSVILMSSLVAMLLQYMAAKLGIVTQMDLAQAIRARTSKRLGIVLWILTELAIMATDIAEVIGAAIALYLLFGIPLLYAVLITVFDVLLLLLLTKIGFRKIEALVVCLIFVILFVFIYQIALSNPSWGAVFEGLIPTKDTFADSPRIGGQTPLTGALGIIGATVMPHNLYLHSAVSQTRKIDHSDENHVAEAVRFSTWDSNIQLTMAFFVNALLLIMGVAVFKSGTVKDPSFFGLYEALSDPNTLSNGLLVSVAKSGVLSTLFAVALLASGQNSTITGTLTGQVIMEGFIHMKLPTWLRRLVTRLISVIPVIICVMMTSKKGTLEEHEALNNLMNNSQVFLAFALPFSMIPLLMMTNSEAEMGHRFKNNWLVKFFGWISVIALTYLNLTGLPGQMEAFFGDEPSANELTLAHGIAYTLIIGVLLLLAWTIWDLYKGNKRIIEQSQKKI
- a CDS encoding C69 family dipeptidase produces the protein MCTTVVVGKKASRTGSTLIARNCDSEEPIQPVRFITVAEDAHVSGIYKSNMTKFTEKYPNKSLKYTMVPFLDESKLGIFGEAGINSKNVAMSSTESIFSNTDVLAIDPLTPAGLGEDSLLNMVLPYIESARDGVTYLGQLIKEHGSHEGNGIIFSDKDEVWYMEIPCGHHWVAQRVPDDCCAVIANQSIIEEINFNDPENFMYSEGIREFVDEYQLNPDYEGFNFRHIFGTSTKEDRQYNTARVWYGQNYLGHKVEDPRSSDMPFVFKPNRLLTVNDVAAVLSSHFDETIYDPFNSESDVDRNVFRPISMNRTAESHILEIRNNVPEEIAAIIWLNSAPTAFNPYVPFFANSLDTPKSYRDTTDSYDINQAYWMYRTLAVLVERDYNKLSSVNFDYLTSAKTLATHLVLETDKAFKEGNVSNVEEFLTEQNNKNIDKMNALAMKHIGDLVQRGLGLSKLTFDITKDV
- a CDS encoding C1 family peptidase, which encodes MTNELTFDQINHMQELFTGDRANEIAQTAATTNGIFKASENIRAIDDANFNFSIDIDSHKVTNQNQSGRCWMFACLNVIRFQLEKQYNIENFELSQNYLFFYDKLEKANYFYQNILNTANEPISSRDVQFLINSPQQDGGDWNLIISLVEKYGVVPIYEMNDSSCSVTSAELNTMLNRKLRRDAVELRQLVKDNATESTINDYIEKSLSEVYRLLSIALGTPPKTIDFTFRDKDKKYTSYHGLTPQQLYTDYIDIDVTDYVGLINVPAENMPFGKVYEVALSGNMVGGTPNRYLNIEMDELKQATIKQLKAGEPVWFGCDVLKHFDRQKGIMSHDLYKFEELFNMDFSMTKGDCFNYKESLPTHAMVIGGVNLVDDMPTKWKVENSWGEKIGDQGYCVMDDKWMEEFVFEVVVKKDYLTEDLKQALVTEPVELPFWNPMNPIA
- a CDS encoding sigma 54-interacting transcriptional regulator, producing MKESTRRHLLQGIGEEQGGITTTELAKKIGLSRSVTSLYLNELAKDKEVIKSETYPIVWRLTSHEYHTSQDVFEQFIGSKGSAKSMIKICKAAMSYPPKGLPVLIHGNSGVGKTYLAHLIFDYLNQQQANCSDNIVVFNCADYANNPELLSSTLFGHKKGAYTGADKDKKGLLSKADNGILFLDEVHRLSYENQEKLFQFMDSGQFRLIGEEDKIETANVRLIFATTEDPKEVLLPTFLRRISAVLELADYHLRPLQERETILSVLFLKEAKLLKKDMMIDRLIFDHFLHEKMSGNIGQLANKVKLYCADALHYQEDQDVLYIGDNHDDVVKVIYDEPLNQLVDVSTERVEKLNVLLHSTSDVLELRETLLGFPLFKDDFGGETYVLKQIREKILANTKQIMGKVDSVTPYLEKLTTYLLLKDCIKFDHQPIKQMISMDYPRTALFAKKITSKLPVEYKKEARFLLSLFLIGSIKEEIAYHALLVAHGDTTASSIQAVSNQLCGNYVFDAINMPLDASIKDIVLEVKSWLSERDTSEGVIMLVDMGSLVHFYKSLKPEIMGELLVVNNLTTSFALEIGQQLLNHHTFYDITKNIKQKFITDIQYFEGFSNDRNVIISSILGYDIAKKLKKLFEPFINPEIKIIVMHFNELLDILDRENSDKGYLDTTELIITTSYLDNKTAVSSVNLLDILDEDTEHQAMKYTFRNTIHEKYMTDLTNKCIYFFSKEGLSEKLNFLNPEIIIKQVELIIEKCERRFGIKFNVKIKFNLTMHLALMIERTILGSVDYPVPTDLSQLKINDNYFYGNIKDLLSSIEDFYRISISDWELYVLHEIIAS
- a CDS encoding APC family permease, which encodes MSAKTATPNKKLTFTSIYFLGINAIVGSGAFLLPQQIYKNIGVMSILVLLTAALTVSMVALCYADLSSRFSGSGAAWLYSYNAFGKFTGFQIGLFSWFLGCLTFTAESVALHRTLKSMYPVLDNPIAKYAFPIGMIVLLSIINLFGTSIVKKINSVSSIIKIATLVFFLVVGVFFIKTAHFTPIVPESVKTTGSFFGHFGQAFSVVFYMFTGFSFIPVAAGQMNNPEKNIPKALIAVMSSVTIIYVLVQAIAIGILGPNIAKFDIPIAQALNASIGHWAYVLIVIGMIISIFGVAFAVSFNTPVLAASLSTEHNLLPSAFGKRNKNDAPYIAVIITMIISIFLVSFSYIFLVAAIVLASFIQYVPSILAVIKFKHTKQFPNNGFSLKGGDTIPIIALVISMYLLTNFRLDVLLLIIGVFVVGLIMYYTSIKNKPDSPSAPQAPKGKVAQATTKLADKVATTTQSAPTHASTK